In the genome of Apostichopus japonicus isolate 1M-3 chromosome 15, ASM3797524v1, whole genome shotgun sequence, one region contains:
- the LOC139981067 gene encoding uncharacterized protein, which yields MLKFAYQGPPSPGEAKSPHNHSVDGEDDSCCEVCHHRKRELSREKTRVNRARSRSRERTPRGYASCSDTSTGVSEESRSRADTSSEDASSLSCQPEERGRPSLRRDVTQSTVEIIEEKENLKENDSKLANVKKSFSLFKIFQKSRAKERKVGRQCPVCGNEESESCCISKRTPVQEPWFDNNLRKQRQPKPGTKGRKQKIDNEDFINAWRNNDGSVSSCELYYTRSQSDYESRSRRPNNRNVSFESDSECMVRHRRIQRTKSGSELCMLGRNNNNPDSLKRRLLSRSCERLTTTSTDSQETKRDFGQQFVQNRPAEEQTVSDKLQRRYRKKNRRSKSCEKLNALNSPQKKSYRNYDSDWEIRSTVETSVVSQSASLKQRQKARSCERLSERQPETDDEVRLIERKAKRKNLEQKLGSKVIGNLELSGNNGNAMLITGIPSKPVIKEATVRKTKITKSPQNPSEKVHYSKKSTSLPRQRRVISDTDEVWVKARYDNKPCHECNFNQNDNYSDNNSARKSQTLGRRLPPRTDQYRDTAPSFILCKDNQKQRTYGQEDVILRLQSSDDAVCYSEQLRLVASNQREKLFSSTHDCRLGHEKIPSVNGCKTSQGSNRSRTRSGKNPDPLLTEDAFGYEMRDPHSAYIKFPQSNSKSVLETNIDEHSSLGRHKYTSLTSLSTTMSTTSEDSLDSGNGSLSDRTLKQEENANSYSPIDAERQRQLTSAPRQMTTRPLVRGCGPVHETSDYESEASLSDANLHARPIGRRQLPKLDQNFNVQPTSLASSHRRPRIRYVEY from the coding sequence GTGAAGATGACTCTTGCTGTGAGGTTTGCCATCATCGCAAACGCGAGCTATCCCGAGAAAAGACGAGAGTCAATCGAGCCAGGTCGCGATCAAGGGAAAGGACTCCTCGAGGATACGCTTCTTGTAGTGACACCAGCACGGGGGTTTCCGAAGAAAGCCGATCCCGTGCCGATACCTCATCCGAAGATGCGAGTAGCTTAAGTTGCCAACCCGAGGAGCGAGGACGCCCGTCATTAAGGAGAGACGTGACACAATCTACCGTAGAAATAATCGAAGAGAAGGAAAATCTTAAGGAGAATGACTCCAAACTAGCTAATGTGAAAAAGAGCTTCAGTCTCTTTAAAATCTTCCAAAAAAGTCGAGCAAAAGAGAGGAAAGTCGGTCGGCAGTGCCCAGTTTGTGGCAACGAGGAAAGCGAAAGTTGTTGTATTTCAAAGAGAACTCCGGTCCAGGAACCATGGTTTGACAACAATTTACGAAAACAGAGACAACCAAAACCTGGAACTAAaggaagaaaacagaaaatagaTAACGAAGATTTTATAAATGCTTGGCGAAATAACGATGGCAGCGTGTCATCATGTGAACTGTATTATACTAGAAGCCAGTCGGATTATGAATCGCGGAGCCGGCGCCCTAACAACCGCAATGTATCTTTCGAATCAGACAGTGAATGCATGGTGAGGCATCGCAGGATACAACGAACAAAAAGTGGCAGTGAACTCTGCATGTTaggaagaaataataacaacccAGATAGTCTCAAAAGACGACTATTGAGTCGATCTTGTGAACGTCTGACAACAACTTCAACCGACTCACAAGAGACAAAAAGGGACTTTGGTCAACAATTTGTACAAAATCGTCCTGCTGAAGAACAAACTGTATCCGATAAACTGCAAAGACGCTATCGGAAGAAAAATAGAAGAAGCAAGTCGTGCGAAAAGTTGAATGCTTTGAATTCGCCGCAGAAGAAGTCTTACAGAAACTATGATTCTGACTGGGAGATTAGGTCTACAGTTGAAACGTCTGTTGTAAGTCAAAGTGCGAGCCTCAAGCAAAGACAGAAAGCACGTTCTTGCGAACGTCTAAGTGAAAGACAACCGGAAACAGACGACGAAGTAAGATTAATAGAACGCaaagcaaaaaggaaaaactTAGAGCAAAAGCTgggatcaaaggtcattggaaATTTGGAATTATCTGGAAACAATGGAAATGCAATGCTCATCACAGGAATCCCTTCAAAACCGGTTATAAAAGAAGCGACTGTGCGAAAGACTAAAATAACAAAATCGCCCCAGAACCCTTCCGAAAAAGTGCACTACAGTAAAAAGTCTACCAGTTTACCACGGCAACGTAGAGTTATATCGGACACTGACGAGGTATGGGTTAAGGCCAGGTACGACAACAAACCTTGCCACGAGTGCAATTTCAATCAAAATGATAATTACAGTGACAATAATTCCGCAAGAAAAAGTCAGACTCTAGGCCGAAGGTTGCCTCCTCGAACGGATCAATATCGCGACACCGCACCATCTTTCATTCTGTGCAAAGACAACCAGAAACAAAGAACTTACGGACAAGAGGATGTTATCCTACGGCTCCAGTCGAGTGATGATGCCGTATGTTACAGTGAACAACTGAGACTCGTGGCGTCGAATCAACGCGAAAAATTGTTTAGCTCAACGCATGATTGCCGACTCGGTCACGAAAAGATACCATCAGTGAACGGTTGCAAAACAAGCCAGGGCAGCAACAGATCGCGAACTCGCTCCGGCAAAAACCCAGATCCTTTACTAACTGAGGATGCTTTTGGCTACGAAATGCGAGATCCTCATTCCGCTTATATTAAATTCCCTCAGTCTAACAGTAAGTCAGTcttagaaacgaacattgacGAACATTCTAGTCTAGGTCGCCATAAATATACCTCACTGACGTCACTGTCAACAACGATGTCAACGACATCGGAAGACTCGTTAGACTCTGGGAACGGTTCGCTCTCTGATCGTACCttgaaacaagaagaaaacgcgAATAGCTATAGTCCGATCGACGCCGAAAGACAACGACAATTAACGAGTGCCCCACGACAGATGACAACACGTCCATTAGTTCGGGGGTGTGGCCCCGTTCATGAAACGAGCGACTATGAATCGGAAGCAAGTTTGAGCGATGCCAATTTACATGCAAGACCAATAGGAAGAAGACAGTTACCTAAACTTGATCAAAACTTTAACGTACAACCAACGTCGCTTGCGTCCTCTCATAGAAGACCGAGGATTCGTTATGTAGAATATTAA